In Peptostreptococcus equinus, the DNA window ATGTTCATTGCATTATTTTACAAAATTAATTATGAAATTATCATAGATAGGATGTAGATTATCTAGTATAATAAGTATTGAATATGTACAAAGGGGAATTTAAATTGATAGTTAATAATTTCAAAAAATTATATAGTACTTACAATAAAAAACCGTTTAGATTCTTATTTGTAGTCTATATAATATATTTAGTATCTTTCTTTTTGATAGATAAATGGCCAAATCGAGATTATTATATTATACATTCAAAAATTGACGATATAATACCTCTCTACAAACCAGCTATATTAATATATTGTTCATGGTTTTTGATGCTTGTCTTACCATTTATTTTTTTGCTTAAAAAGAAAGCCTATAATGATTTATGGAACATAGCTGTTCCTATGTTTTCAGCTATGTTTATCTCACTTATAATCTATATTTTTTGTCCTACAGCTCTAGAAATTAGACCTGAGTACTTAAGTGGAAATGATGTCTTCACATATTTACTAAAACAGATAGAAGCTATAGATGCACCCAATAATGTTTGTCCTAGTATACATGTATCTACATCTATGATTATTGATTACCAGTTTTCTAAAAGCATCAATATGCAAGATGATTCTAAAAGATTATCAAGAATTGGGGTTAGGATTTTAAATATATCAATATGCATATCTACAATGTTAGTAAAACAGCATAGTATAATAGATGTACTGGCAGGAATAATAATGGCTATAGTAATTTGTTTTTTATACAATAAATATGCACGTCTAGAAAAAGGCTAGTCTTATTTGACTGGTCTTTTTAGTTTTTTATTTAAGAAAAACATAGTATAATATTATATATGAATAAAGTAAAAAGGAGGTTTAAATGAGAAGGAGAAGAAGAAGTGGAGCAGAGGATAAGCTACTTTCATATAAAGAGTATGTAATTAATGGACTATTTAATATGAAGCCAAATACTCGATTGCTTGAAAAACTTAAGTCGCAACAAACCACAGAAAATACTTTGGATAGTGGAG includes these proteins:
- a CDS encoding phosphatase PAP2 family protein; this translates as MIVNNFKKLYSTYNKKPFRFLFVVYIIYLVSFFLIDKWPNRDYYIIHSKIDDIIPLYKPAILIYCSWFLMLVLPFIFLLKKKAYNDLWNIAVPMFSAMFISLIIYIFCPTALEIRPEYLSGNDVFTYLLKQIEAIDAPNNVCPSIHVSTSMIIDYQFSKSINMQDDSKRLSRIGVRILNISICISTMLVKQHSIIDVLAGIIMAIVICFLYNKYARLEKG